One Colius striatus isolate bColStr4 chromosome 7, bColStr4.1.hap1, whole genome shotgun sequence DNA segment encodes these proteins:
- the SNX1 gene encoding sorting nexin-1, translating to MASGGARGSRSPSPGERLPPPFPEPHDGDAPGVVDSDTEGEDIFTGTSKPTAPKRESLLPVSSTSKENGVRIEQDDQDLFADATVELSLDNTQNNQKKEPPKASSPAPSLEVAASSSRNPLKSYEELEEEEQEDKFDLTVGVSDPEKVGDGMNAYVAYKVSTQTSMPMFRSKQFSVKRRFSDFLGLYEKLLEKHAQNGFIVPPPPEKSLIGMTKVKVGKEDSSSAEFLEKRRAALERYLRRVVSHPTMLQDPDVREFLEKEELPRAIGTQTLSGAGILKMFNKATDAVSKMTIKMNESDIWFEEKLQEVECEDQRLRKLHAVVETLVNHRKELALNTAQFAKSLAMLGSSEDNTALSRALSQLAEVEEKIEQLHQEQANNDFFLLAELLGDYIRLLSVVRGAFDHRMKTWQRWQDAQTMLQKKREMEARLLWANKPDKLQQAKEEISEWESRVTQYERDFERISAVIRKEVIRFEKEKSKDFRNHVTKYLETLLHSQQQLVKYWEAFLPEAKAIS from the exons ATGGCGTCGGGCGGCGCCCGCGGCTCCCGCTCCCCCTCTCCCGGAGAGCGCCTGCCCCCGCCCTTCCCCGAGCCCCACGACGGCGACGCGCCGGGGGTGGTCGACAGCGACACGGAGGGCGAGGACATCTTCACCGGCACC AGCAAGCCCACAGCACCAAAAAGAGAGTCCCTCCTCCCTGTGAGCAGCACCTCCAAAGAGAATGGGGTTCGCATagagcaagatgatcaggactTATTTGCAG ATGCCACTGTTGAGTTGTCTCTAGACAACACACAGAACAACCAGAAGAAGGAACCGCCCAAAGCATCCAGTCCTGCCCCTTCGTTAGAAGTAGCTGCAAGTTCTTCTAGAAACCCTCTGAAGAGCTATGAGGAG CTGGAAGAAGAGGAACAGGAGGACAAATTTGACCTGACTGTAGGAGTGAGTGACCCAGAGAAAGTTG GGGATGGCATGAACGCCTACGTAGCCTACAAAGTGTCAACACAG ACCAGCATGCCAATGTTCAGGAGCAAGCAGTTTTCAGTGAAAAGGAGATTCAGTGACTTTCTGGGTCTCTATGAGAAGTTGTTGGAGAAGCATGCCCAAAATGGGTTCATCGTTCCTCCGCCTCCAGAGAAGAGTCTCATAG GGATGACCAAGGTGAAAGTTGGGAAAGAAGACTCCTCCTCTGCAGAGTTCCTAGAAAAAAGACGGGCTGCTCTAGAGAG ATACCTACGGAGAGTGGTCAGCCACCCAACCATGCTGCAAGACCCTGACGTCAGGGAGttcttggagaaggaagag CTACCAAGAGCAATTGGCACCCAGACCCTGAGTGGAGCAGGAATACTGAAGATGTTCAACAAAGCTACGGATGCTGTCAGCAAAATGACCATCAAGATGAATGAATCAGACATA TGGTTCgaggagaagctgcaggaggTGGAGTGTGAGGACCAGCGGCTCCGGAAGCTGCACGCTGTCGTTGAAACGCTGGTGAACCACAGGAAAG AGCTGGCGTTGAATACAGCCCAGTTTGCCAAGAGCCTGGCCATGCTGGGCAGCTCAGAGGACAACACGGCCCTGTCCCGGGCACTGTCCCAGCTGGCTGAGGTGGAGGAGAAGATTGAGCAGCTGCACCAGGAACAGGCTAACAATGACTTCTTCCTCCTGGCTGAGCTCCTGGGAGACTACATCCGCCTTCTCTCAGTTGTGAGG GGAGCCTTTGACCACCGCATGAAGACTTGGCAGCGGTGGCAGGACGCTCAGACCATGCTGCAGAAGAAGAGGGAGATGGAGGCCAGGCTGCTCTGGGCCAACAAACCAGACAAGCTGCAGCAGGCCAAGGAGGAGATCTCAGAG TGGGAGTCCCGCGTGACGCAGTACGAGAGGGATTTCGAGCGGATTTCGGCCGTCATCCGCAAGGAAGTGATCCGGTTTGAG AAAGAGAAATCCAAGGACTTCAGAAACCACGTCACTAAATACCTTGAGACATTACTGCACTCTCAGCAGCAG CTGGTGAAGTACTGGGAAGCCTTCCTGCCTGAAGCCAAGGCCATTTCTTAA